From the genome of Bordetella sp. H567, one region includes:
- a CDS encoding 5'-methylthioadenosine/adenosylhomocysteine nucleosidase — MSRAPLGIMAALHDEIAGLLAHMGPGAACRRIGMRDYYVGDLYGQPCVVVLARIGKVAAAATAVTLIREFGVHALLFTGLAGGIAPGVRVGDVVIAETLVHHDLDARPLFPQYEVPLLGVSRLATEPRMNSVLAQCAVDYLALALARDVDAATRDLFAIGAPMLHRGLVASGDRFVGDANTAGAVFAALPETLCVEMEGAAVAQVCHEYEIPCAVLRTVSDRADAAAPVDFAAFLTHIASHYSSGIVSRFVQAYMGE; from the coding sequence ATGTCGCGCGCACCCCTGGGCATCATGGCGGCCCTGCATGACGAAATTGCCGGCTTGCTGGCGCACATGGGGCCGGGCGCCGCATGCCGGCGCATCGGCATGCGGGATTATTACGTCGGCGATCTGTACGGGCAGCCTTGCGTGGTCGTGCTCGCCCGCATCGGCAAGGTCGCGGCGGCCGCGACCGCCGTCACACTGATCCGTGAATTCGGCGTGCACGCCCTATTGTTCACGGGCCTGGCCGGCGGCATTGCCCCCGGCGTCCGTGTCGGCGATGTCGTGATCGCGGAAACCTTGGTGCATCACGACCTGGATGCGCGCCCGCTGTTTCCCCAGTACGAAGTCCCGCTGCTGGGCGTCAGCCGCCTTGCCACGGAACCGCGCATGAACAGCGTGCTGGCGCAGTGCGCGGTGGATTACCTGGCCCTGGCGCTGGCGCGCGACGTGGACGCGGCCACGCGCGATCTTTTCGCCATCGGCGCGCCCATGCTGCACCGCGGGCTGGTCGCCAGTGGCGATCGCTTCGTCGGCGATGCGAATACGGCCGGCGCGGTATTCGCGGCCTTGCCGGAAACGCTATGCGTGGAAATGGAAGGCGCGGCGGTGGCGCAGGTGTGCCACGAATACGAAATCCCGTGCGCCGTGCTGCGCACCGTTTCCGACCGCGCCGACGCCGCCGCGCCGGTGGATTTCGCCGCTTTCCTGACGCAC